Proteins from one Juglans microcarpa x Juglans regia isolate MS1-56 chromosome 1S, Jm3101_v1.0, whole genome shotgun sequence genomic window:
- the LOC121245884 gene encoding 1,2-dihydroxy-3-keto-5-methylthiopentene dioxygenase 2-like: MRLSRQRIKASHLSVSLHSQRMPTMGAPEKDPREEVVQAWYMDDSDEDQRLPHHREPKEFVSLDQLTELGVLSWKLDADNYETDEELKKIREDRGYCYMDFCEVCPEKLPNYEEKIKNFFEEHLHTDEEIRYCVAGSGYFDVRDHKDKWIRVWLRKGGMIVLPAGIYHRFTLDANNYIKAMRLFVGDPVWTPFNRPHDHLPARKEYIKAFVEKEVGDHAAA; this comes from the exons ATGAGGCTCTCTCGTCAAAGGATCAAAGCTTCTCATCTCTCTGTGAGTCTCCACAGCCAAAGGATGCCAACGATGGGTGCCCCGGAAAAG GATCCTAGAGAGGAAGTTGTTCAAGCATGGTACATGGATGACAGTGATGAAGATCAGAGACTCCCCCATCACCGGGAACCAAAGGAGTTTGTATCCCTAGATCAACTTACTG AACTTGGAGTACTCAGTTGGAAACTGGATGCTGATAACTATGAAACTGATGAGGAGTTGAAGAAGATTCGTGAAGATCGTGGTTATTGCTACATG GACTTCTGTGAAGTTTGCCCAGAAAAGCTGCCTAATTATGAAGAGAAGATCAAGAACTTTTTTGAGGAACACCTTCACACTGATGAGGAGATACGATACTGTGTGGCAGGAAGTG GTTATTTTGATGTCAGGGATCATAAGGACAAGTGGATTCGTGTTTGGTTAAGGAAGGGGGGAATGATTGTTTTGCCTGCTGGAATTTATCACCGCTTTACTCTGGATGCAAACAACTACATCAAG gCAATGCGGCTGTTTGTTGGTGATCCAGTCTGGACTCCATTTAATCGTCCTCATGATCATCTGCCTGCAAG GAAGGAGTATATTAAAGCTTTTGTGGAGAAGGAAGTCGGCGATCATGCTGCCGCCTGA
- the LOC121245868 gene encoding heat stress transcription factor A-6b-like isoform X2 has product MSSSLKIPPPRPMEGLQETGPPPFLTKTYDIVDDQTTDHIVSWSGGNNSFVVWDPQAFSTSLLPKYFKHNNFSSFVRQLNTYGFRKVDPDRWEFANEGFLRGRKHLLKSIRRRKTPQPQPQASQQALDTCIEVGRFGLEGEVDWLRRDKQVLMAELVKLRQQEQDNRTYLQAMEDRLRKTELKQKQTMSFLARAMQNPNFIKQLVQQKDTRKEIEEATTKKRRRPLDQGPINLEVDELGQGGESFVKVEPQDHGDMSEFEVSVLDRLVMNVQGPCSGRSQLENPDEEHIEEGEKHERRDKDLDEVYFWETLLNDGCIEEEIGIAGVEEEDEEEVDVLAEQLGYLASSPK; this is encoded by the exons ATGTCGTCATCTTTGAAAATCCCTCCCCCTCGACCAATGGAGGGACTCCAAGAAACAGGTCCTCCACCGTTCCTTACCAAAACCTATGACATCGTCGACGATCAGACCACTGACCATATTGTTTCTTGGAGTGGAGGGAACAACAGCTTTGTTGTTTGGGATCCCCAGGCCTTTTCCACCAGTCTTCTCCCCAAATATTTCAAGCACAACAATTTCTCAAGCTTTGTCCGACAGCTCAACACCTAT GGCTTTAGGAAGGTTGATCCAGATAGGTGGGAGTTTGCCAATGAAGGGTTTCTTAGAGGACGAAAGCATCTTCTAAAGAGTATAAGGAGGAGGAAAACGCCTCAACCTCAACCTCAGGCTTCACAGCAGGCTCTGGACACTTGTATTGAAGTTGGACGGTTTGGATTAGAAGGAGAAGTTGATTGGTTGAGGCGTGACAAGCAGGTTCTAATGGCAGAACTGGTGAAGCTTAGACAGCAGGAACAGGATAATAGAACTTACCTCCAAGCAATGGAGGATAGACTTAGAAAGACAGAACTGAAACAGAAACAGACGATGAGTTTCCTGGCAAGAGCAATGCAGAACCCCAACTTTATAAAACAACTAGTTCAGCAGAAGGACACCCGGAAAGAGATAGAGGAAGCGACAACTAAGAAGAGAAGACGACCTCTTGATCAAGGGCCTATTAACCTTGAAGTTGACGAATTAGGCCAAGGTGGAGAAAGCTTTGTTAAAGTTGAGCCTCAGGATCATGGTGACATGTCCGAGTTTGAAGTTTCAGTGCTGGACAGACTTGTTATGAACGTGCAGGGACCATGTTCTGGCCGAAGCCAATTAGAGAACCCAGACGAAGAACATATAGAGGAAGGAGAGAAACATGAAAGGAGAGATAAGGACCTTGACGAGGTATACTTCTGGGAAACTTTGTTGAATGATGGTTGTATCGAAGAAGAAATTGGTATAGCGggtgttgaagaagaagatgaagaagaagtggATGTGTTGGCTGAGCAGCTTGGTTACCTGGCCTCTAGTCCTAAATAG
- the LOC121245868 gene encoding heat stress transcription factor A-6b-like isoform X1, producing the protein MINSQGRVQEGFPGASSFFSGMSSSLKIPPPRPMEGLQETGPPPFLTKTYDIVDDQTTDHIVSWSGGNNSFVVWDPQAFSTSLLPKYFKHNNFSSFVRQLNTYGFRKVDPDRWEFANEGFLRGRKHLLKSIRRRKTPQPQPQASQQALDTCIEVGRFGLEGEVDWLRRDKQVLMAELVKLRQQEQDNRTYLQAMEDRLRKTELKQKQTMSFLARAMQNPNFIKQLVQQKDTRKEIEEATTKKRRRPLDQGPINLEVDELGQGGESFVKVEPQDHGDMSEFEVSVLDRLVMNVQGPCSGRSQLENPDEEHIEEGEKHERRDKDLDEVYFWETLLNDGCIEEEIGIAGVEEEDEEEVDVLAEQLGYLASSPK; encoded by the exons ATGATTAATTCTCAAGGCCGAGTGCAGGAGGGGTTTCCAGGAGCAAGTTCGTTCTTTTCGGGCATGTCGTCATCTTTGAAAATCCCTCCCCCTCGACCAATGGAGGGACTCCAAGAAACAGGTCCTCCACCGTTCCTTACCAAAACCTATGACATCGTCGACGATCAGACCACTGACCATATTGTTTCTTGGAGTGGAGGGAACAACAGCTTTGTTGTTTGGGATCCCCAGGCCTTTTCCACCAGTCTTCTCCCCAAATATTTCAAGCACAACAATTTCTCAAGCTTTGTCCGACAGCTCAACACCTAT GGCTTTAGGAAGGTTGATCCAGATAGGTGGGAGTTTGCCAATGAAGGGTTTCTTAGAGGACGAAAGCATCTTCTAAAGAGTATAAGGAGGAGGAAAACGCCTCAACCTCAACCTCAGGCTTCACAGCAGGCTCTGGACACTTGTATTGAAGTTGGACGGTTTGGATTAGAAGGAGAAGTTGATTGGTTGAGGCGTGACAAGCAGGTTCTAATGGCAGAACTGGTGAAGCTTAGACAGCAGGAACAGGATAATAGAACTTACCTCCAAGCAATGGAGGATAGACTTAGAAAGACAGAACTGAAACAGAAACAGACGATGAGTTTCCTGGCAAGAGCAATGCAGAACCCCAACTTTATAAAACAACTAGTTCAGCAGAAGGACACCCGGAAAGAGATAGAGGAAGCGACAACTAAGAAGAGAAGACGACCTCTTGATCAAGGGCCTATTAACCTTGAAGTTGACGAATTAGGCCAAGGTGGAGAAAGCTTTGTTAAAGTTGAGCCTCAGGATCATGGTGACATGTCCGAGTTTGAAGTTTCAGTGCTGGACAGACTTGTTATGAACGTGCAGGGACCATGTTCTGGCCGAAGCCAATTAGAGAACCCAGACGAAGAACATATAGAGGAAGGAGAGAAACATGAAAGGAGAGATAAGGACCTTGACGAGGTATACTTCTGGGAAACTTTGTTGAATGATGGTTGTATCGAAGAAGAAATTGGTATAGCGggtgttgaagaagaagatgaagaagaagtggATGTGTTGGCTGAGCAGCTTGGTTACCTGGCCTCTAGTCCTAAATAG
- the LOC121245850 gene encoding dymeclin-like isoform X1, with the protein MGSVPSTPLKSGNARPQDTAEFLIGTFVGEESFPISSDYWQKLLELPQNLHWPSHRVLQACQLFAQNNQCTRHLAKFLIHLSWCLQDCISASGAPSDVYDKAVNAVYITSVFLKHLIENAKSNDIEDLYLSLDENEPIPKDLIQDESIEDLIIHRVLSFISSVAVSPNTYLLHLELLNFMLIAMSTQLLCGPSPGPKDVNPFIDAAMVQDSSLVSLVVCKLLLNYISQPGMPFKSASYSIFYEGNQPSVLQRVGSAAANFVLLPLSYLGNSKGEYSKSPLADCSLLVLLVLIHYHKCVVSNDSKTDKSVDSATSDSLLKENTYFSDNHYCKALENAKDVEFDRIDVEGNAHSGPVVRLPFASLFDTLGMCLADEAAVLLLYSLLQGNSDFLEYVLVRTDSDTLLMPLLEALYNAPWRTPNQIYMLLIILLILSQDSSFNASIHKLILPGVPWYKERLLQQTSLGSLMVIILIRTVQYNLSKLRDVYLHTTCLATLANMAPHVHRLSSYASQRVVSLFFMLSRKYNKLVELRDNKVILGKGNSINSLSEDVSAELHIYTDFLRLVLEILNAILTYALPRNPEVVYAIMHRQEVFQPFKNHPRFNELLENIYTVLDFFNSRMDAQSMDGEWSVEKVLQVIILNCRSWRGEGMKMFTQLRFTYEQESHPEEFFIPYVWKLVLSRRVLSFNSGAINLFPVDPPMEKKENDGEVSSKSRNDELSMHGLLLDP; encoded by the exons ATGGGGTCGGTGCCGTCAACGCCGCTCAAAAGCGGCAACGCGCGGCCACAGGATACAGCGGAGTTCCTGATCGGAACGTTCGTCGGAGAGGAATCGTTCCCTATCTCCTCCGATTACTGGCAGAAACTCCTCGAACTCCCTCAAAACCTTCACTGGCCCTCCCACCGTGTTCTCCAGGCCTGTCAGCTTTTCG CGCAAAACAACCAATGCACCAGGCACCTGGCAAAGTTTTTGATCCACCTTTCATGGTGTTTGCAAGACTGTATATCAGCTTCTGGTGCTCCGTCCGATGTATACGATAAGGCTGTTAATGCTGTCTACATCACATCTGTTTTCTTAAAACACTTGATTGAAAATGCCAAAAGTAATGACATTGAGGATTTGTACTTGTCCTTAGATGAAAATGAACCTATACCAAAGGACTTGATCCAAG ATGAAAGCATTGAAGATCTAATTATCCATAGGGTGCTTAGTTTTATCAGCTCAGTAGCTGTGAG TCCCAACACGTACCTTCTACACTTGGAGCTTCTTAATTTCATGCTGATTGCAATGTCAACTCAGCTTCTTTGTGGGCCATCTCCAGGACCAAAAGATGTGAACCCATTTATTGACGCAGCAATGGTTCAG GATAGCTCTTTGGTTAGTTTGGTTGTGTGCAAACTGCTGCTCAATTACATCTCACAACCTGGCATGCCTTTCAAAAGTGCATCTTATTCGATATTTTATGAAGGAAATCAGCCTAGTGTTCTTCAAAGAGTAGGTTCTGCAGCTG caaattttgttttattgccTTTGAGTTATTTGGGCAATTCAAAAGGTGAATACTCGAAAAGTCCATTGGCAGACTGCAGTCTGCTTGTGCTTCTTGTGCTCATTCATTATCATAAATGTGTTGTGAGCAATGACTCCAAGACGGACAAGAGTGTTGATAGTGCTACTTCAGATTCCCTTCTAAAAGAGAACACATATTTTTCTGACAACCATTACTGCAAAGCCTTGGAAAATGCAAAAGACGTTGAAT TTGACCGTATAGATGTTGAAGGGAATGCACATAGTGGTCCAGTTGTGAGGTTACCATTTGCTTCTCTGTTTGATACTCTTGGCAT GTGCTTGGCTGATGAGGCTGCTGTCCTATTGCTTTATTCATTGCTGCAAGGGAACTCTGACTTTTTGGAGTATGTCTTAGTGCGAACTGATTCAGATACATTG TTGATGCCCCTTTTGGAGGCTTTATATAATGCTCCTTGGAGGACACCAAATCAAATCTACATGTTGCTGATTATACTTCTCATCCTAAGTCAGGATTCTTCATTTAATGCAAGCATTCATAAGCTG ATATTGCCTGGTGTTCCATGGTACAAAGAACGACTTCTGCAACAGACATCTCTTGGTTCCCTGATGGTCATTATTCTCATAAGGACTGTGCAATATAATCTATCTAAGTTGCGG GATGTTTATCTTCATACAACCTGTCTTGCAACATTGGCAAACATGGCACCTCATGTCCACCGTTTGAGTTCATATGCATCTCAGAGGGTGGTCAGCCTTTTCTTTATGCTCTCACGCAA GTATAACAAATTAGTGGAGCTAAGAGATAATAAGGTGATTCTAGGCAAAGGCAACTCAATAAACAGCCTTTCAGAAGATGTG TCAGCGGAGTTGCATATATATACAGACTTCCTCAGACTTGTTCTTGAAATTTTAAATGCTATTTTGACTTATGCCCTTCCACGGAATCCGGAG GTTGTTTATGCGATAATGCACAGACAGGAGGTCTTTCAGCCTTTCAAGAATCATCCTCGCTTCAATGAGCTGCTTGAAAACATTTATACT gtattagatttttttaatagtcgCATGGATGCCCAATCAATGGATGGTGAATGGTCAGTAGAGAAAGTATTGCAAGTCATAATTCTTAACTGCCGATCTTGGCGGGGTGAGGGGATGAAG ATGTTTACGCAACTACGCTTCACATATGAACAAGAGAGTCATCCAGAAGAGTTCTTTATTCCATATGTGTGGAAACTAGTTTTATCCCGTCG TGTACTCAGCTTCAATTCGGGAGCCATAAATTTGTTTCCAGTTGATCCACCTATGGAA aaaaaagagaatgatggAGAGGTAAGTAGCAAGTCCCGCAATGATGAGCTGAGCATGCACGGACTTCTCCTTGATCCGTAG
- the LOC121245850 gene encoding dymeclin-like isoform X2 translates to MGSVPSTPLKSGNARPQDTAEFLIGTFVGEESFPISSDYWQKLLELPQNLHWPSHRVLQACQLFAQNNQCTRHLAKFLIHLSWCLQDCISASGAPSDVYDKAVNAVYITSVFLKHLIENAKSNDIEDLYLSLDENEPIPKDLIQDESIEDLIIHRVLSFISSVAVSPNTYLLHLELLNFMLIAMSTQLLCGPSPGPKDVNPFIDAAMVQDSSLVSLVVCKLLLNYISQPGMPFKSASYSIFYEGNQPSVLQRVGSAAANFVLLPLSYLGNSKGEYSKSPLADCSLLVLLVLIHYHKCVVSNDSKTDKSVDSATSDSLLKENTYFSDNHYCKALENAKDVEFDRIDVEGNAHSGPVVRLPFASLFDTLGMCLADEAAVLLLYSLLQGNSDFLEYVLVRTDSDTLLMPLLEALYNAPWRTPNQIYMLLIILLILSQDSSFNASIHKLILPGVPWYKERLLQQTSLGSLMVIILIRTVQYNLSKLRDVYLHTTCLATLANMAPHVHRLSSYASQRVVSLFFMLSRKYNKLVELRDNKVILGKGNSINSLSEDVSAELHIYTDFLRLVLEILNAILTYALPRNPEVVYAIMHRQEVFQPFKNHPRFNELLENIYTVLDFFNSRMDAQSMDGEWSVEKVLQVIILNCRSWRGEGMKMFTQLRFTYEQESHPEEFFIPYVWKLVLSRRVLSFNSGAINLFPVDPPMEVKKRE, encoded by the exons ATGGGGTCGGTGCCGTCAACGCCGCTCAAAAGCGGCAACGCGCGGCCACAGGATACAGCGGAGTTCCTGATCGGAACGTTCGTCGGAGAGGAATCGTTCCCTATCTCCTCCGATTACTGGCAGAAACTCCTCGAACTCCCTCAAAACCTTCACTGGCCCTCCCACCGTGTTCTCCAGGCCTGTCAGCTTTTCG CGCAAAACAACCAATGCACCAGGCACCTGGCAAAGTTTTTGATCCACCTTTCATGGTGTTTGCAAGACTGTATATCAGCTTCTGGTGCTCCGTCCGATGTATACGATAAGGCTGTTAATGCTGTCTACATCACATCTGTTTTCTTAAAACACTTGATTGAAAATGCCAAAAGTAATGACATTGAGGATTTGTACTTGTCCTTAGATGAAAATGAACCTATACCAAAGGACTTGATCCAAG ATGAAAGCATTGAAGATCTAATTATCCATAGGGTGCTTAGTTTTATCAGCTCAGTAGCTGTGAG TCCCAACACGTACCTTCTACACTTGGAGCTTCTTAATTTCATGCTGATTGCAATGTCAACTCAGCTTCTTTGTGGGCCATCTCCAGGACCAAAAGATGTGAACCCATTTATTGACGCAGCAATGGTTCAG GATAGCTCTTTGGTTAGTTTGGTTGTGTGCAAACTGCTGCTCAATTACATCTCACAACCTGGCATGCCTTTCAAAAGTGCATCTTATTCGATATTTTATGAAGGAAATCAGCCTAGTGTTCTTCAAAGAGTAGGTTCTGCAGCTG caaattttgttttattgccTTTGAGTTATTTGGGCAATTCAAAAGGTGAATACTCGAAAAGTCCATTGGCAGACTGCAGTCTGCTTGTGCTTCTTGTGCTCATTCATTATCATAAATGTGTTGTGAGCAATGACTCCAAGACGGACAAGAGTGTTGATAGTGCTACTTCAGATTCCCTTCTAAAAGAGAACACATATTTTTCTGACAACCATTACTGCAAAGCCTTGGAAAATGCAAAAGACGTTGAAT TTGACCGTATAGATGTTGAAGGGAATGCACATAGTGGTCCAGTTGTGAGGTTACCATTTGCTTCTCTGTTTGATACTCTTGGCAT GTGCTTGGCTGATGAGGCTGCTGTCCTATTGCTTTATTCATTGCTGCAAGGGAACTCTGACTTTTTGGAGTATGTCTTAGTGCGAACTGATTCAGATACATTG TTGATGCCCCTTTTGGAGGCTTTATATAATGCTCCTTGGAGGACACCAAATCAAATCTACATGTTGCTGATTATACTTCTCATCCTAAGTCAGGATTCTTCATTTAATGCAAGCATTCATAAGCTG ATATTGCCTGGTGTTCCATGGTACAAAGAACGACTTCTGCAACAGACATCTCTTGGTTCCCTGATGGTCATTATTCTCATAAGGACTGTGCAATATAATCTATCTAAGTTGCGG GATGTTTATCTTCATACAACCTGTCTTGCAACATTGGCAAACATGGCACCTCATGTCCACCGTTTGAGTTCATATGCATCTCAGAGGGTGGTCAGCCTTTTCTTTATGCTCTCACGCAA GTATAACAAATTAGTGGAGCTAAGAGATAATAAGGTGATTCTAGGCAAAGGCAACTCAATAAACAGCCTTTCAGAAGATGTG TCAGCGGAGTTGCATATATATACAGACTTCCTCAGACTTGTTCTTGAAATTTTAAATGCTATTTTGACTTATGCCCTTCCACGGAATCCGGAG GTTGTTTATGCGATAATGCACAGACAGGAGGTCTTTCAGCCTTTCAAGAATCATCCTCGCTTCAATGAGCTGCTTGAAAACATTTATACT gtattagatttttttaatagtcgCATGGATGCCCAATCAATGGATGGTGAATGGTCAGTAGAGAAAGTATTGCAAGTCATAATTCTTAACTGCCGATCTTGGCGGGGTGAGGGGATGAAG ATGTTTACGCAACTACGCTTCACATATGAACAAGAGAGTCATCCAGAAGAGTTCTTTATTCCATATGTGTGGAAACTAGTTTTATCCCGTCG TGTACTCAGCTTCAATTCGGGAGCCATAAATTTGTTTCCAGTTGATCCACCTATGGAAGTAA aaaaaagagaatga